The proteins below are encoded in one region of Pseudonocardia sp. DSM 110487:
- the ligD gene encoding non-homologous end-joining DNA ligase, whose translation MASKSAAVLLSVPGPDGDREVRLTSPDKVYFPERGITKGEVVEYYRAVAAPLLTALRERPTNLKRYPDGLDGEPFFAKRLPKGAPPYVETARVTFPSGRTADSLCPTEQAVLLWAANMGTFDFHPWPVRRADTDRPDELRIDLDPQPGTDFADAVAVAAVLREVLDEAGLVGWPKTSGGRGVHVFCRIRPEWDFVAVRHAVIAIARRVAERSPDKATVAWWKEERGERVFLDYNQAARDRTVASAWSVRGRPRATVSMPLTWETLPDVEPEDFDVRTVPGLYAEHGDPHAAMDESAGGLERVLEWYAADERDRGLGDMPYPPEYPKMPGEPMRVQPSRARNPEG comes from the coding sequence GTGGCGAGCAAGAGCGCGGCGGTGCTGCTGTCGGTTCCGGGCCCGGACGGCGATCGCGAAGTGCGGCTGACCAGCCCGGACAAGGTGTACTTCCCGGAGCGGGGGATCACCAAGGGCGAGGTCGTCGAGTACTACCGGGCGGTCGCGGCGCCGCTCCTCACCGCGCTGCGCGAGCGGCCCACCAACCTCAAGCGCTACCCGGACGGCCTGGACGGCGAGCCGTTCTTCGCCAAGCGGCTGCCGAAGGGCGCCCCTCCGTACGTCGAGACCGCCCGGGTGACCTTCCCCAGCGGACGCACCGCCGACTCGCTCTGCCCCACCGAGCAGGCCGTGCTGCTGTGGGCGGCGAACATGGGCACCTTCGACTTCCACCCGTGGCCCGTCCGGCGCGCCGACACCGATCGCCCCGACGAGCTGCGCATCGACCTCGACCCGCAGCCGGGCACCGACTTCGCCGACGCCGTCGCGGTCGCGGCGGTGCTGCGCGAGGTGCTCGACGAGGCCGGGCTCGTCGGGTGGCCGAAGACGTCCGGTGGGCGCGGTGTCCACGTGTTCTGCCGGATCCGCCCCGAGTGGGACTTCGTGGCCGTGCGGCACGCCGTGATCGCGATCGCCCGGCGGGTCGCCGAACGGTCGCCGGACAAGGCGACCGTCGCGTGGTGGAAGGAGGAGCGCGGCGAGCGCGTGTTCCTCGACTACAACCAGGCCGCGCGCGACCGCACGGTCGCGTCCGCGTGGTCGGTGCGCGGGCGGCCACGGGCCACGGTCTCGATGCCGCTGACGTGGGAGACGCTGCCCGACGTCGAGCCCGAGGACTTCGACGTGCGCACCGTCCCCGGGCTCTACGCCGAGCACGGCGACCCGCACGCCGCGATGGACGAGTCGGCTGGCGGGCTGGAGCGGGTGCTCGAGTGGTACGCCGCCGACGAGCGCGACCGAGGGCTCGGCGACATGCCGTACCCGCCGGAGTACCCGAAGATGCCGGGCGAGCCGATGCGGGTGCAGCCCAGCCGCGCGCGCAACCCGGAGGGCTGA
- the msrB gene encoding peptide-methionine (R)-S-oxide reductase MsrB: MDPATEPAPKVVKSDAEWRAQLTPAEYQVLRQAGTERPFTGEYTDAKTRGVYSCRACGAELFRSDSKFESHCGWPSFFTPLAGDAVIERVDTSLGMRRVEVVCATCHSHLGHVFEGEGYPTPTDLRYCINSVSLRLEPDSD; this comes from the coding sequence ATGGATCCCGCCACCGAACCCGCCCCGAAGGTCGTCAAGTCCGATGCCGAGTGGCGCGCCCAGCTCACGCCCGCCGAGTACCAGGTCCTGCGCCAGGCCGGCACCGAACGGCCGTTCACCGGCGAGTACACCGACGCCAAGACGAGGGGCGTCTACTCCTGCCGTGCCTGCGGCGCCGAGCTGTTCCGCTCCGACTCGAAGTTCGAGTCGCACTGCGGCTGGCCGTCGTTCTTCACCCCGCTGGCGGGCGACGCCGTGATCGAGCGCGTCGACACCAGCCTCGGCATGCGCAGGGTCGAGGTGGTGTGCGCCACATGCCACAGCCACCTGGGCCACGTGTTCGAGGGCGAGGGCTACCCCACGCCCACCGACCTGCGGTACTGCATCAACTCGGTGTCGCTCCGGTTGGAGCCCGACAGCGACTGA